Proteins encoded within one genomic window of Haladaptatus sp. QDMS2:
- the mce gene encoding methylmalonyl-CoA epimerase, with product MEFDHAGIATDDADALIDLYGDLFSMPAVHEEEFGGLRVVFLDCGNGYFELLEPIEDGTVSRYLENNGPGIHHLAVATDDIEAALDHARDMGIELIDEEPRPGAWGHDVAFLHPKSTGGILMEFVQH from the coding sequence CGACAGACGACGCAGACGCGCTCATCGACCTCTACGGCGACCTGTTCTCCATGCCTGCCGTCCACGAAGAGGAGTTCGGCGGCCTCCGCGTCGTCTTTCTCGACTGCGGAAACGGCTACTTCGAGTTGTTAGAGCCAATCGAGGACGGGACCGTTTCACGGTATCTCGAAAACAACGGGCCGGGTATCCACCACCTCGCGGTGGCGACCGACGACATCGAGGCCGCCCTCGACCACGCCCGCGACATGGGCATCGAACTCATCGACGAGGAACCGCGCCCCGGCGCGTGGGGTCACGACGTGGCGTTCCTCCACCCCAAATCGACAGGCGGCATCCTCATGGAGTTCGTCCAGCACTGA